GGATGAAGTCCTGAAGTATACCGGTTTGGAACACTGCCGCAGTGTTCATCCTTTCAGTCTGGGCAAAGGAGAGCGGCAAATGATTGCGGTAGCTTCTGTCCTGGTTTTGAGACCGAAACTATTGATTATTGACGAGCCGACCACAGGTTCAGACTGGGCAGGAATTCAAAGGATGATGGCGTTAATCCATAAGCTTCATTCTGCAGGAACGACCATCGTTATGATCAGTCATGACATGGATTTAGTGGCTCAATATGCCAAGCGGGTTATTGTTATGCAAGACGGGAAGATTTCATTAGATGGCAGTCCTCAAGAGGTTTTTGCCAACGAAGGGGTTTTGTCCCAATCTGCCCTTGTTCCTCCCCAAATGTGCAGACTCTCAGCCCAACTGAAGGATATTCTGGGGCAGCAAACCTATATTGAACCCAGTGAATTTACAGCAATGTTTGAAAGCAGGGAGCAGACAAAATGCTAGAATACTTGCCGGGGGATACCTTAATTCATCGCCTGGACGTGCGGACTAAAATGCTCGGCTTCTTAGGTCTTATGATTATTTCATTTCTTTTTCAGTCTCCTATGTTTCAATTAGGGATTGTCTTATTGACAGGATTGTTGGCTGCATGGATAAAAATACCCTTGAAAAAAATCTGGGGAATGCTCTTTCCCTTGATTCCCATCATTATATCGATTATTCTAATCACAGGGTTTACCTTTGCACCGGAGCGCTTTGATCGGGCTGCCAGTCAAACAATTCTCTTTTATGCTCTGCCGGGAAACCATTTAGGGGCTACCGTGGGGGGATTTTTGATGGGGACAACCTTTATTCTCCGCCTGATTAATATGATGATTGCTTCATCGGTTTTAACCTTAACCACTTCCATGGAGGAATTTACTCAATTCTTTCAAAAAATGAAAGTTCCCGCTGAGGTATCCATGATGCTGACAATGGCTATACGCTTTATTCCTACTTTAGATAAAAAGCGCCGCCAAATAATTGAAGCACAAAAAGCGCGGGGTACCCGATTTAACGAGAAGGGAATCATAGGTGCTATTCGTTCTTATCTGCCGATTATGATCCCTATGTTTATTAACTCCATTATGATGGCCAATTCCTTATCCATGGCCATGCTTAATCGAGGGTATGGCTTGACGAGAACTTGGACTACCATGAAGGATCTTACCTTTACATCAAGAGATTATTGGGCAATAGCTCTGATTCTTCTGACACTTGGAGCGGCATTTTATCTTCGCTTTGGATTCAAGTTAGGGGTGTTATAGAGGTATTGTTCTTGCCTCTGAAATTTTCATGAGTATTTTACATCGCATTGATTGATGGGAGAGAAACAATGGCAAGAGATAAGGATCGACATAATTGGCGAGAAGGATATACTACTGGAAGCTGTGCTGCCGGCGCAGCTAAAGCAGCATGCCTGCTTCTTAAGGGGGAGAACTTAGCTGATAAGGTGGAGATTCCACTGCCCAGCTCGGCCCGTCTGACCATGCCTATCCACAGTTGGGAGAAGGGGTATCCGGAAGCCAGGGCCTGCATTCTTAAAGATGGAGGCGATGATGCGGATATTACTCATGGTCTGGAGATTCAGGCCATTGCCCGTTATGTTTCTCCTTTAGGAGAGGTGGGCATCCAGGGTGGGCAGGGTGTTGGCAAGGTTACTAAAAAAGGTTTGGCTATGCCCGTCGGGGAAAGTGCTATTAATCCTGTACCCAGAAGGATGATCATGGAGGCGGTGCGGGAGGTTTTCCCGGCAGAAGAAATAGAAATAATCATTGAAGTACCCGCCGGAGAAACCACTGCTCAGCGCACCCTCAATCCAAGACTGGGGGTAGTGGGAGGAATCTCTATCTTGGGAACGAGCGGAATAGTTCGCCCCATGTCTGAAGAGGCCTTTAAAACATCCATCCTCCCTGAGTTGGACCAGGCAGTAGCCTATGGACACCGATCCATAGTCCTTACCCCAGGACACTATGGCTTCCGAGTAGCGACAGAAGGCTTTAAAGTCCCGGCTGAAGCGATTATTCAAATGAGTAATTTTGTGGGCTATATGCTGGAAGAAGCTGCCTACCGGGGAATTGAGGAGGTTATTCTCTTAGGTCATGTCGGCAAGCTCATTAAAGTCTCCGGAGGGATATTCCATACTCATAACCGGGTTGCCGATGCTCGAATGGAAGTTTTGCTGGCCCATGCCGCATTATCCGGACTTAGTATGGAGACCTTAAAACATTTGGCTGAGTTTCCAACCACGGAAGGGGCGGCCACTGAACTTTTGCATATGGGAGAACAAAAACTGCTGCATCATTTAGCTCACTTGGCCAGTGAACGGGCGCAAGCTTTCGTCTTTGGAAAGCTGAGGGTTGGAACAATTATGACCTTGTTGGACGGCCGGCCGGTGGGTTGGGATATTAAGGCTCAAAAAATGGTGAAAGAACAAGGTTGGACTTGGGCGGTTGACTGAAAGCCTCCGGTGTAAAAAAATTGCCGTTTTTGAAATTTACGACACTAGCTGAGTGGATTTCAAAAACGGCAAATTTTTAATATAAGGGTACCGTCAGGAAAATGCGGATTTACAACGCTAAGCCCATTTTCAAGACGATTCCTTCATTTTTAACAACGTTAAGAAAGTTTTAGTGGTCTTAAAGAATCTAATGAGATCACTTTCTCCGAATTAAAATGGTATTCTCCTAGTAAATTAAAATGTTCCCAGCCTAAAGGTGACATATGGTAGAAGGTGACATCATTTATGTTGCGGACTTAACTCGGATTACTCGTAGTACACAAGATTTATTTGAATTAATCGATAACATACGGAAATTACAAATGTGTCTAGGGCCTCATTATATAGAAAATAAATTCCATATAGAGGTGGAATTATATGCCTAAAATTGACAATATGTTAGCAATTCTATGGATGCTTCGTTCAGGTGAAAAAATTACTGCAAAACAAATTTCAGAAAAGTTAGAGATGAATATAAGGACTGTGTATCGTTATATTGATACAATTTCAACAAGTGGCGTTCCTATAATTTCAGAACCAGGACATAACGGTGGATACACTTTATTGAACAATTTTATTGAGGCTCCTCTTTTTTTTGATTTTGAGGAGCAAACTTCACTATTTCACGCTGCTGTTTTTGCAGAAGAAGCCGGATATTATGGAGGTGAAGCACTAAATAGGGCCATTTCAAAACTAAGTAAATACTCAAATCAAGAGCAGGAAATAAAGATAAACCAACATTTAACTAGTCTTGAAGTAATAAGTCGATTAAGTTCACTCTCTATGGAACCTTTTTTGAAGGAGTTGGAGCAGGCCGTAGCTGACCGGTACTCAGTAAAAATTCTTTACCATAAAAGTGGCGAAAAGCAATTTAATTATAGATTGGTCGATCCGTACAGAATTATCTATTGGAATAATAAGTGGTATGTGATTGGATTTTGTCATCTTAGGAATGATATCCGTAGTTTTAGAGTAGATCGAATTGAAAGTCTAATGCTAACCGAAAATAAGTTTAACCGGCCAGAAAATTTTTCAGCACGTGACTTTTTTATGAAAAACCTCCTTCCTACTATAGAAGATAAGGAAGGGATTACTTCTTTAGTTATTAATGGGAATACAAGGACGTTGGGAGATATTTGCCAACATTGGTTTTTAGGACATTATTTACAAGAACGGACTTCAAATCAAGCAGTATTTCTTCTTGAAAAGGATATGATACATACATATGTACCTTATTTACTTTTACCATACGGTAAATCTATTCAAGTTATTGAGCCATTAAGTCTAAAGAAAAGACTTATTGAAGTTCTATCGGAATTAATAAAATTTCATCAAGTATGATAACTTCCCTGACGCTAGCTGTCAGGGAAGTTATATTATAATTGGCTATATCAATTGTGATTGGGAGTGTTATTGGATGCAAACAAAAAAAGTTTATCTATATGTATTTAACACAATGTCAGACTGGGAATATGGATATTTAATTGCCGAACTAAACACAGGGAGATATTTCAAAAAAGATATAGCACCTTTAAAAGTAGTTACAGTAGGAGCTAATAAAGAAATTATTACTACGATGGGGGGACTGAGCATAAAACCAGATATTTCCCTTGATGAGTGTACTCTTGAGAGTAAAGATCTTTTAGTTTTGCCTGGAGGGAATACTTGGGGAGAAGTTATTCATCAACCAATCATGAAAAAAATTGGCGAAGCCTTAAAGCTCGGCACTATTGTTGCTGCAATTTGTGGTGCAACTGAGGCCCTTGCGAATATGGGATACCTAGATTCTAGAAAGCATACAAGCAATAACTTAGAGTATATTAAAATGGTTTGTCCTAATTATAAAGGAGAAAAATTTTATGAGATGGGACCTGCGGTATCTGGTGAGAATTTGGTTACTGCATCAGGAGTAGCTCCTCTGGAATTTGCGATGGAAGTACTGAAAAAATTAGATGTATTTGCACCAGATACATTACATTCATGGTATAACCTAAATAAGACTCACAAACCTGAATACTTCTTCCAGTTAATGAATTCAATAAATAGATGAGCTAAAAAAATCAACTTAGCAGATTTTATATTAGTTTAAATAATTACCATGCTTTAGACGATGTCAAAGCATGGTTTTTGAATATAACTTGACAAAATACATAGAATGAGTTATTTTATAGCCAGAATAGTTCTTATGACGAAGTATTCTTTTGAGGTAATAATTACTGGGGGTCAATCATGGGGCAGGAGAAGGTTTTAGATTTCGTATTGGACAATTTAAAGAAAGTATTTTTCCCTGAAGAATGGATTCAGTTAGATCTGAGTGTCTCCAAGACTGAACTTTTGGCCATGCTGATTGTTGACAGACACGGAGAGGTGATCATGAGTCAGATCTCGGATTATCTTAACGCTCCTCTTAGCACCACCACAGGGCTCGTTAATCGCTTAGTTAAATGCGGCTATCTGCAAAGAGAAAGGAGCGATGAGGACCGGCGAATTGTCACCATTCAACTGACGGATAAGGGCAAAACCATGATGAGAGAGCTTAAAGCAACCCTTGAGTCTTATCTGGAAAGAATTAATACTCTATTATCCGCCGAGGAACGGCAAGTTCTTTTCAAGATTATCATGAAGATCGTTAATGAACTGAGCCGCAAAGATCTTGTCGCTGAAGACCGTGAGAAGGATCAATTCTTACGAACAATACCCATTGACTAAGCTATCATAAACTTCTTTATCCAGATGCTGATGTATGCCTTTAATTAGGCCCCCCTGAAATGTTGGTATATGGAGGAAGAAGATATTTTTAAAAAATACTTCGGATAAAGTACTATTCGCCTCGAAGATAATACCTATTATGAAATAAAATCAATTTGATCACAATTTAGGAGGGAATCATCATGAGAATTATTTTATATACTGGTAAAGGCGGCGTGGGTAAAACAAGTATTGCAGCTTCAACAGCTTTGCAAAGCGCGAAAAAAGGTCAAAAAACCCTGGTTGTCAGTACGGACAGAGCCCACAGCCTGGGAGACTCATTGGATATCAAGCTGTCACCTGAGCCTCAAGAGATTCGTCCCAATCTCTGGGCCCAAGAAATTGATTCTGTTCATGAGGTTGAAAAAGGATGGGGTCAAGTACAAAAGTATTTAACCACCTTATTTACGGCTAAAACTATTAAAGACATTACCACGGAAGAGTTAACTGTGTTTCCCGGCATGGAGGATTTGCTGAGTCTCCTGAGAATTTTGAAGTATTATAAAGAAAAGACCTTTGATGTTATTATCATTGATTGTGCGCCGACAGGTGAGACCTTAGCCTTACTCAGTTTCCCGGAAATGCTGCGCTGGTGGATGGATAAACTCTTTCCTATTAAGAGAAAAGCAGTGAAATTTATGAAACCGGTGGCGGAACCCATTCTCGGTATTCCTCTGCCTACAGATTCAGTGATGGAAGAAATTGAAAACATCTACCATGAGCTGGATGAGATGCGACAGGTTTTTTCCGATCGTGAGATCACAAGTATTCGCATTGTTGTCAACCCGGAAAAGATGGTTGTTAAAGAAGCTCAGCGCAGTTTCACCTATTTGAATATTTATGACTTTAATGTGGATGCAGTTGTCGTGAATAGGATTATTCCCAATAATATATCGGATGAGTATTTTTCCCTCTGGAAGGATATCCAGAAAAAGTATCAGGAAATGATCAGAGACAGTTTTTCCCCGCTGCCCATCTATTATGTACCTCTCTTTGAACAAGAAATTGTGGGGTTAGAGATGCTGGAGAGAATGGGTGAGGAGATCTTTAAAGGTGAAGAGCCCGCGGATATTAAGTACAATGCTCGGACCCAGAAAATCAGCAAAGACAATAATGGGTACGTTATGGAAATCTATATGCCTTTCACCACAAAAAAGGATCTCTCCCTAAACCAAAAGGGGGATGAGTTGATTGTCAGGGTGGGAAACATTAAGCGAACCATTACCTTGCCTAGAACTCTGCAAAGTTTGACTGTACAAGGGGCAAAATTTGAAGATGAAATTTTGAAAGTTCGCTTTGGAGGTGTCAGCAATGAGTGAAGAAATCCTTAAACAGTTGGTTAACTTCAAATTTTCCTTAGTTCATAAGGTCGTGGAGAGATTGCCGGAGACCATTCAAAAACCTATCAAAGGTCTGGAAGGCCAGCTGATGCAGACTCTTTATGATATCAGCAAAGAGTTCGTTGAGAAAACACCAGTTGGAGAGACTGATAAGACGGGTGGACTGAGGACAATTGATGTAGAATGATGTTTTGCTGCTGCTGCTATTGTTTAAGTTCAAATTAAGGGACAGGCAAGATGATGTGTTTATCTGTATCGTGCCTGTCCCTTTTGTATTATAAAAGAGAACTAAAACTATGAATGTGAACAATTAAACATAAAACTAAATACAGTATAATAATGAAATTTCTGTTCCACACGTGAAGGAGGACTTTTAATGGAAATCCATATTGTGCGGGAGGGTGAGACTTTATCCCAAATCTCGGGTACTTATAACATTAGTATTCAAGAAATCATGAGATTAAATGATCTCAGGGACGCAAATCATCTTGTCATAGGGCAGTCTATCGTCATACCGGCATCTGATGGATATTATACTGTCATGGCGGGAGATACTCTTTGGAAGATTGCTCAGAGATATAAGACAACGGTTGATGCTTTAGTGCAGAGGAACAAAATAACGAATCCTTCCCTGATCTATCCGGGATTATTATTAAGAATTCCCACCGTAGCGGTTAATTACACCATTAAACCTGGTGAAACCCTTTGGCAGATTGCTCAAAAGAATAATACTACTGTTCAGGCTTTGGCAGATCTCAATAAGATCAGCAACCCTAATCTCATTTATCCGGGAACCAGCATAAGGATTCCAGCAGTGAAACCTCGGATTGAAGTTAATGCCTACACTTATGCTGAGGGTCAGGAGGAAAATGCTCTTGTCCGGGAAGTTGGCCAAGAGTTAACCTACATTAGTCCATTTGCATACGGAATTCGGTCTGATGGTGGCCTTAATCAGTTGAACGACGAGGCGGCAATCAAAACAGCTTTGTCAGAAAATGTCCTGCCCATGATGTGTATCTCGAATTTTACATCAATCCAAAAAGGCTCGGATATAGCTCATACAATCCTTGTCGACCCTGCTTTACAGACCTTATTGTTGGATAACATCATAAACGTGATGAAATCGAAGGGGTATCGGGGACTGAATATTGACTTTGAGAATGTGTATCAGGGTGATCGAGAATTATACAATCATTTCATACAATATGCTGTGGAACGGCTGCATCCAGAGGGGTTTTTCGTCTCAACTGCCCTAGCTCCCAAACTTAATGCCGGTCAAAAAGGCTTGCTTTATGAGGCTCATGATTATGCAGCTCATGGGCGCATAGCAGACTTTGTTATTCTCATGACCTATGAATGGGGTTATCGAGCCGGTCCTCCCCAGGCCATATCTCCTTTAAATCAGATTAAGGGTGTTTTAGACTATGCTGTCAGTGAGATTCCCAAGAATAAAATTTTCTTTGGCTTCCAAATTTACGCCCGTGATTGGGTGGTTCCCCATATCCAGGGGCAGGTGGCTGAAACTTTCAGCCATCAGGAAGCTGTCAGCCGAGCTCTAAAATACAAGGCTGCCATCCAGTATGATAGTGTTGCAGAATCTCCTTTTTACCGGTACGTGGACGAAAGGGGCGTTAACCACGAGGTATGGTTTGAAGATGCCCGCAGTGCTCAAGCAAAGTTTGATACAGTTAAGGAATATAATTTGCGTGGTATCAGTTATTGGGTACTGGGTTATCCTTTTACGCAAAATTGGGAACTTCTTGAAGCAAATTTTGATATTATTAAGAAGCATTAAATCTTGTCTTGAATTCAAACTTAAAAGAATAGCAGCATTCATTTTGTCAGAAATGAAGTTATTTACATTATATTCGCATTTGGCAATTAAGTTTTTGATAAGTTATTTTGAAAAAGAGGAATTTAGTATATACTTATAGAATAAATCATCATCCGTCGAAAACAATTCTCGTGAATTTAATAGCGATATACTTAAGGTTCCCTCTGTTAGAGGGTAATAGGGGAAGCCGGTGAAAATCCGGCGCGGTCCCGCCACTGTGAACAAGGAGTTCTCTGCCCAATCCCTTGCTTGAATTTTGGGAAAGGCAAGAGAATGATGATCTGAAGCCAGGAAACCTGTCTTAAGTAAGATCACAAACCTACGAGCGATAGGGAATGTGTGTGTTTATTTTAGGGTAAACCATACGAGCCGCTCAGGCTCATTTTTATTTATGTTTATTCAATAATCTTCTGCACGAAGTGACAAATTTAGGAAGAGGGGTAATGTATGTTACAGGTGATCGGAATCGGTCCCGGCAGGCCGGAATGGTTGCCCCCAGCAATTATTGAACTTGTACAAAACTGTGAAGTCTTAATTGGCGGGTCCAGGGCTCTTGAGCTGTTTCCGGATTTCCAAGGAAGCAGGTACACTTTATCGGGCAAATTGGCTGATAGTATTGAGGTGATCAGAAAGGCGCTTCAGGAAAATAAAGTTGTTGGAGTACTAGTTTCCGGTGATCCTGGATTCTTTAGTTTTTTGCCCAGACTTAAGAAGGAATTTCCTGAGGAAAAAATGGATGTACACCCGGGAATCAGTTCTTTGCAATTTGCCTTTGCCAGAGCAGAACTTGCTTGGCAGGAGGCGGCCTTTGCCAGTGTCCATGGCCGTGATCTGTCTGTACTTCCTCAAGTGATTACTCGCCCAACGGCGGTTTTAACGGGCGGAGAGAATACTCCTCAGAAAATCGCTCAGTATTATTTAGATAGAGGCTGCCGGCCTAAAATATCTGTTGGCAATGCTCTGAGTTATCCTGAGGAGTTCTGGGCGACCATGGACGCAGAACAGCTGGCTCAAGAAAAGACCTCATTAAAGAATGCTATTGTTATTCTTCATCCGTCCTTAGGGACAGATATGGATAAGGATACTGAACAAAGGAATGGTCAGGTTAATCCAGGATCTTCAGCTAATTCTGGCAAGAAGGGTATAGGAAGCAGGCTGGGAATTCCCGATGAGGAATTCCTGCGAGGAAAAGTTCCTATGACAAAATCAGAAATTCGTGTGCAAGTCTTAGCGAAGGCTCAAATCTCCAAAACAGACAATGTTGTTGATATTGGAGCAGGTACAGGCAGTATTAGTATTGAAGCGGCGGGTCTGGCCTCGGAGGGTATGGTTTATGCCATAGAACATCACACAGAAGCTCAAGAGCTTATTTTAGCTAACCAAGATAAGTTTGGGGTTGACAACCTGCGCTTGATTCCCGGAGCTGCCCCGGATGTGTTTGGAGAGCTGCCGACGGTGGACGTTTGTATTATTGGCGGAAGCAACGGGCGCTTAGCTGAAATCTTAGCAAAGGTTCCACTGGCTGACGGGGGAAGAATCGTGATAACCGCTGTAACTATTGAAACAGTGGCCCAGGGGCTAAAACTTCTCTCAGAGTATAACTATCAAGATATTGATACCATATCCATTCAGGCAGTTCGTTGGAAGGCTGTTCAAACCTTGCATATGGCCCAAGCATTGAATCCGATTTTTATAATTTCAGCAAGAAAAGGGGAAGCATCATGAATATTAGTTGGGGAAAATTCTATGGAGTTGGGGTAGGCCCGGGTGATCCTCAGCTCTTGACCTTGCAAGCTGTTGATGTCCTGCGTTCCGTTGATCTCGTAGCCATCCCGAAATCCAAAATGGACCGGGAAAGTGTTGCCTGGGATATTGCCAAAATTCACTGCCCGGCGGATGTGCGCCTTGTTGAACTGGAAATGCCTATGACTTCAGATCAAGAGGTTTTGGCCAAGG
This Desulfosporosinus orientis DSM 765 DNA region includes the following protein-coding sequences:
- a CDS encoding energy-coupling factor transporter transmembrane component T family protein; translation: MLEYLPGDTLIHRLDVRTKMLGFLGLMIISFLFQSPMFQLGIVLLTGLLAAWIKIPLKKIWGMLFPLIPIIISIILITGFTFAPERFDRAASQTILFYALPGNHLGATVGGFLMGTTFILRLINMMIASSVLTLTTSMEEFTQFFQKMKVPAEVSMMLTMAIRFIPTLDKKRRQIIEAQKARGTRFNEKGIIGAIRSYLPIMIPMFINSIMMANSLSMAMLNRGYGLTRTWTTMKDLTFTSRDYWAIALILLTLGAAFYLRFGFKLGVL
- the cbiD gene encoding cobalt-precorrin-5B (C(1))-methyltransferase CbiD, giving the protein MARDKDRHNWREGYTTGSCAAGAAKAACLLLKGENLADKVEIPLPSSARLTMPIHSWEKGYPEARACILKDGGDDADITHGLEIQAIARYVSPLGEVGIQGGQGVGKVTKKGLAMPVGESAINPVPRRMIMEAVREVFPAEEIEIIIEVPAGETTAQRTLNPRLGVVGGISILGTSGIVRPMSEEAFKTSILPELDQAVAYGHRSIVLTPGHYGFRVATEGFKVPAEAIIQMSNFVGYMLEEAAYRGIEEVILLGHVGKLIKVSGGIFHTHNRVADARMEVLLAHAALSGLSMETLKHLAEFPTTEGAATELLHMGEQKLLHHLAHLASERAQAFVFGKLRVGTIMTLLDGRPVGWDIKAQKMVKEQGWTWAVD
- a CDS encoding recombinase family protein is translated as MVEGDIIYVADLTRITRSTQDLFELIDNIRKLQMCLGPHYIENKFHIEVELYA
- a CDS encoding helix-turn-helix transcriptional regulator; this encodes MPKIDNMLAILWMLRSGEKITAKQISEKLEMNIRTVYRYIDTISTSGVPIISEPGHNGGYTLLNNFIEAPLFFDFEEQTSLFHAAVFAEEAGYYGGEALNRAISKLSKYSNQEQEIKINQHLTSLEVISRLSSLSMEPFLKELEQAVADRYSVKILYHKSGEKQFNYRLVDPYRIIYWNNKWYVIGFCHLRNDIRSFRVDRIESLMLTENKFNRPENFSARDFFMKNLLPTIEDKEGITSLVINGNTRTLGDICQHWFLGHYLQERTSNQAVFLLEKDMIHTYVPYLLLPYGKSIQVIEPLSLKKRLIEVLSELIKFHQV
- a CDS encoding type 1 glutamine amidotransferase family protein, whose protein sequence is MQTKKVYLYVFNTMSDWEYGYLIAELNTGRYFKKDIAPLKVVTVGANKEIITTMGGLSIKPDISLDECTLESKDLLVLPGGNTWGEVIHQPIMKKIGEALKLGTIVAAICGATEALANMGYLDSRKHTSNNLEYIKMVCPNYKGEKFYEMGPAVSGENLVTASGVAPLEFAMEVLKKLDVFAPDTLHSWYNLNKTHKPEYFFQLMNSINR
- a CDS encoding MarR family winged helix-turn-helix transcriptional regulator, translated to MGQEKVLDFVLDNLKKVFFPEEWIQLDLSVSKTELLAMLIVDRHGEVIMSQISDYLNAPLSTTTGLVNRLVKCGYLQRERSDEDRRIVTIQLTDKGKTMMRELKATLESYLERINTLLSAEERQVLFKIIMKIVNELSRKDLVAEDREKDQFLRTIPID
- a CDS encoding ArsA family ATPase; protein product: MRIILYTGKGGVGKTSIAASTALQSAKKGQKTLVVSTDRAHSLGDSLDIKLSPEPQEIRPNLWAQEIDSVHEVEKGWGQVQKYLTTLFTAKTIKDITTEELTVFPGMEDLLSLLRILKYYKEKTFDVIIIDCAPTGETLALLSFPEMLRWWMDKLFPIKRKAVKFMKPVAEPILGIPLPTDSVMEEIENIYHELDEMRQVFSDREITSIRIVVNPEKMVVKEAQRSFTYLNIYDFNVDAVVVNRIIPNNISDEYFSLWKDIQKKYQEMIRDSFSPLPIYYVPLFEQEIVGLEMLERMGEEIFKGEEPADIKYNARTQKISKDNNGYVMEIYMPFTTKKDLSLNQKGDELIVRVGNIKRTITLPRTLQSLTVQGAKFEDEILKVRFGGVSNE
- a CDS encoding LysM peptidoglycan-binding domain-containing protein — its product is MEIHIVREGETLSQISGTYNISIQEIMRLNDLRDANHLVIGQSIVIPASDGYYTVMAGDTLWKIAQRYKTTVDALVQRNKITNPSLIYPGLLLRIPTVAVNYTIKPGETLWQIAQKNNTTVQALADLNKISNPNLIYPGTSIRIPAVKPRIEVNAYTYAEGQEENALVREVGQELTYISPFAYGIRSDGGLNQLNDEAAIKTALSENVLPMMCISNFTSIQKGSDIAHTILVDPALQTLLLDNIINVMKSKGYRGLNIDFENVYQGDRELYNHFIQYAVERLHPEGFFVSTALAPKLNAGQKGLLYEAHDYAAHGRIADFVILMTYEWGYRAGPPQAISPLNQIKGVLDYAVSEIPKNKIFFGFQIYARDWVVPHIQGQVAETFSHQEAVSRALKYKAAIQYDSVAESPFYRYVDERGVNHEVWFEDARSAQAKFDTVKEYNLRGISYWVLGYPFTQNWELLEANFDIIKKH
- a CDS encoding bifunctional cobalt-precorrin-7 (C(5))-methyltransferase/cobalt-precorrin-6B (C(15))-methyltransferase, yielding MLQVIGIGPGRPEWLPPAIIELVQNCEVLIGGSRALELFPDFQGSRYTLSGKLADSIEVIRKALQENKVVGVLVSGDPGFFSFLPRLKKEFPEEKMDVHPGISSLQFAFARAELAWQEAAFASVHGRDLSVLPQVITRPTAVLTGGENTPQKIAQYYLDRGCRPKISVGNALSYPEEFWATMDAEQLAQEKTSLKNAIVILHPSLGTDMDKDTEQRNGQVNPGSSANSGKKGIGSRLGIPDEEFLRGKVPMTKSEIRVQVLAKAQISKTDNVVDIGAGTGSISIEAAGLASEGMVYAIEHHTEAQELILANQDKFGVDNLRLIPGAAPDVFGELPTVDVCIIGGSNGRLAEILAKVPLADGGRIVITAVTIETVAQGLKLLSEYNYQDIDTISIQAVRWKAVQTLHMAQALNPIFIISARKGEAS